Proteins encoded within one genomic window of Anopheles gambiae chromosome 3, idAnoGambNW_F1_1, whole genome shotgun sequence:
- the LOC1278251 gene encoding retinoid-inducible serine carboxypeptidase, translated as MKYSIVLALAVAMVGAVPREGFGPGMQDWGFAEVRPGAHMFWWLYYTTADVPNHADRPLVIWLQGGPGASSMYGNFEELGPLTLELEERNHTWVRDYNVLFIDNPVGTGFSYVEDFSLLTKTNGEIADDLVELMKQFYDAQPEFRNTPLHIYAESYGGKMAPEFAYVLDKAIKNGEIECNLQSVGIVAPWVSPIDSVLSWAEFLLNMGYVDTKGYNAIQASAIETEHVLNQGQWEQATNLWGMTENVILRETHGIDFYNVLFKQDFAGTRSQLEQFSRDMRSAIASRATRLASEDRDQILQDLMRFEVAPALSLPAESVYGAQSGRVFNTLAGDFMKPAIDVMELLLNNTSLDVVIITGQLDLIVATPGNVRWIEKIQWSGRNNYLQSPRNAVGQHGVLEGYEKSYGKLAVYWALRAGHMVPADNPILMDLILQKHVPVQ; from the exons ATGAAGTATTCTATTGTGTTGGCGTTGGCGGTGGCCATGGTCGGAGCAG TCCCCCGCGAAGGCTTCGGTCCAGGCATGCAGGACTGGGGCTTTGCCGAGGTTCGGCCCGGTGCGCACATGTTCTGGTGGCTGTACTACACAACCGCCGACGTGCCGAATCATGCCGACCGGCCGCTCGTCATCTGGCTGCAGGGTGGTCCCGGTGCATCGTCCATGTACGGCAATTTCGAAGAGCTGGGCCCACTCACGCTCGAGCTGGAGGAGCGTAACCACACCTGGGTGCGGGACTACAACGTCCTGTTCATCGACAACCCGGTCGGTACCGGTTTCAGCTATGTGGAGGATTTCTCGCTGCTCACCAAAACGAACGGCGAAATTGCGGACGATCTGGTGGAGCTGATGAAGCAGTTCTACGACGCGCAGCCCGAGTTCCGCAACACCCCGCTGCACATCTACGCCGAAAGCTACGGAGGCAAGATGGCCCCGGAGTTTGCGTACGTGCTGGACAAGGCGATCAAGAACGGTGAGATCGAGTGCAATCTGCAGTCGGTCGGCATTGTGGCCCCGTGGGTGTCGCCCATCGATTCCGTGCTGTCTTGGGCCGAGTTCCTGCTCAACATGGGCTACGTCGATACGAAGGGTTACAATGCCATCCAGGCGTCGGCCATCGAAACGGAGCACGTGCTGAACCAGGGCCAGTGGGAGCAGGCCACCAACCTGTGGGGCATGACGGAGAACGTTATTCTGCGCGAGACGCACGGGATCGATTTCTACAACGTGCTGTTCAAGCAGGACTTTGCCGGGACGCGCTCGCAGCTGGAGCAGTTTTCGCGCGATATGCGAA GTGCTATTGCATCCCGTGCCACCCGCTTGGCATCGGAGGATCGCGACCAGATCCTGCAAGATCTGATGCGCTTCGAGGTGGCGCCCGCCCTAAGCCTACCCGCCGAATCGGTCTACGGTGCGCAGAGTGGTCGCGTGTTCAACACGCTGGCCGGTGACTTTATGAAGCCCGCCATCGACGtgatggagctgctgctgaacaACACCAGCCTCGATGTGGTGATCATTACCGGCCAGCTCGACCTAATCGTTGCCACCCCGGGCAATGTGCGGTGGATCGAGAAGATTCAGTGGAGCGGCCGCAACAACTACCTGCAATCGCCCCGCAATGCCGTCGGCCAGCACGGTGTGCTGGAGGGGTACGAGAAGAGCTACGGCAAGCTGGCTGTGTACTGGGCGCTGCGTGCCGGGCACATGGTACCCGCTGATAATCCCATCCTGATGGACCTCATCCTACAAAAGCATGTGCCGGTGCAGTGA
- the LOC1268428 gene encoding proteasome subunit beta type-4 has protein sequence MYPMGGNSMAGPFWSNGPAPGAFYNFPGSTAAGGAMQARSDTPGEFGTQRSYYPVTTGTSVVGLMFKDGVIIAADKLISYGSLARFHDVDRVYRINDKTVLGIGGDFADFQYIKRHIDQKVIDDQCLDDKNEMKPRSFYNWLTRVMYNRRSEFQPLYLDLVIGGMQDGEPFLGHVNLRGRSYTSNVVATGYGTHLALPLLREWSENPTAYQTLGQPEANDLMKRVMEVLWYRDCRSDPKYSQAVCTADGVKVDADCFVAQNWELAHTIKGY, from the exons ATGTATCCGATGGGAGGTAACTCGATGGCCGGGCCGTTCTGGAGCAATGGCCCCGCTCCGGGCGCGTTCTACAACTTCCCCGGCAGCACGGCCGCTGGCGGTGCGATGCAGGCGCGATCGGACACTCCCGGCGAGTTTGGCACACAGCGGTCCTA CTACCCCGTCACCACCGGCACCTCCGTCGTCGGGCTGATGTTCAAGGATGGTGTGATCATTGCGGCCGATAAGCTGATCTCGTACGGGTCGCTTGCCCGGTTCCACGACGTCGACCGGGTGTATCGCATCAACGACAAGACGGTGCTCGGTATCGGGGGCGACTTTGCCGACTTCCAGTACATCAAGCGTCACATCGACCAGAAGGT CATCGACGATCAGTGCCTGGACGATAAGAACGAGATGAAGCCACGCTCGTTCTACAACTGGCTCACGCGGGTCATGTACAACCGGCGGTCGGAATTCCAGCCGCTCTATCTCGATCTCGTCATCGGCGGCATGCAGGACGGCGAACCGTTCCTGGGGCACGTGAATCTGCGCGGCCGCTCGTACACGAGCAACGTGGTGGCGACGGGGTACGGTACCCATCTGGCGCTGCCGCTGTTGCGCGAGTGGTCGGAGAATCCGACCGCCTACCAGACCCTCGGCCAGCCGGAAGCGAACGATCTGATGAAGCGCGTGATGGAGGTGCTGTGGTACCGGGACTGCCGCAGCGACCCGAAGTACTCGCAGGCGGTCTGCACGGCGGACGGCGTCAAGGTCGATGCCGACTGTTTCGTCGCCCAGAACTGGGAGCTGGCCCACACGATCAAGGGCTACTaa
- the LOC3291333 gene encoding retinoid-inducible serine carboxypeptidase — MGRAVTWIVWITVGSEFLASVVANNGFGRGKQHWGYSEVRPRAYIFWWLHQAHTQRPETRPLIIWLQGGPGASSSGYGNFEEIGPLDRTLKPRENSWVKDYNVLFVDSPVGSGFSYVEDRSLLARNTTTVVSDLVAFLKHFYHTMSAITMADWEGSVPLYIASESYGGRIAVEFAYALAHAVQGGTIRCKLRGLFLGSAWLSPVDSIAAWPQYLAGLGFVDEGGRERIERKVAAVRDTVRQSERPGLSMEGWHGLQQTIVQETGGINCYNVLKPSRKEIQPQDVESDEVLVYGETLWWYSDTGPPPPESHTSSSPLEQLMRGPVSHTLGIAATKRPPWGTQRTAVFDALGDDFLQSSVGTVQRLLNETDLELVVYSGQLDLIACLPGTRGWMDRLFAHSPAREPFTTEPSGIIEGYRSRYSDRFTHYTVLRAGHMVPADNPSAMLHILHRHVVADR, encoded by the exons ATGGGTAGAGCTGTTACATGGATTGTTTGGATCACAGTAGGCAGTGAATTTCTTGCTTCCGTTG TCGCAAACAATGGATTTGGTCGTGGGAAACAACACTGGGGCTACAGTGAGGTACGTCCGCGGGCGTACATCTTCTGGTGGCTACATCAGGCGCATACTCAACGACCCGAGACAAGACCGCTCATCATATGGCTGCAGGGTGGCCCGGGAGCATCATCAAGCGGCTACGGGAACTTTGAAGAAATTGGACCACTCGATCGAACGCTCAAGCCACGTGAAAATTCCTGG GTGAAAGATTACAACGTCCTCTTTGTCGACAGTCCCGTAGGCAGCGGGTTTAGTTACGTCGAGGATCGCTCCCTGTTGGCACGTAACACCACCACGGTGGTGAGTGATTTGGTCGCTTTTCTGAAACACTTCTATCACACCATGAGCGCCATTACGATGGCCGATTGGGAGGGAAGCGTTCCACTGTACATCGCTTCGGAAAGCTACGGCGGCCGGATTGCGGTTGAGTTTGCGTACGCATTGGCGCATGCGGTGCAAGGTGGCACGATACGCTGCAAGCTGCGAGGGCTTTTCCTGGGCAGTGCGTGGCTCTCGCCCGTGGATAGTATTGCCGCGTGGCCACAATATTTAGCCGGCCTGGGATTTGTGGATGAAGGTGGTCGTGAGCGTATCGAGCGGAAGGTAGCTGCTGTGCGCGATACAGTGAGACAGTCTGAGCGACCTGGGCTGTCGATGGAAGGGTGGCACGGATTGCAGCAGACCATCGTGCAGGAGACGGGCGGAATCAACTGCTACAATGTGCTAAAGCCAAGCAGGAAGGAGATTCAGCCGCAGGATGTTGAAAGTGATGAAG TTCTAGTATACGGTGAAACGCTCTGGTGGTACAGTGACACCGGTCCACCGCCCCCCGAAtcgcacaccagcagcagcccgctGGAGCAGCTCATGCGTGGTCCCGTGTCGCACACGCTCGGCATCGCAGCGACGAAACGACCGCCCTGGGGCACCCAACGGACAGCCGTTTTCGATGCCCTCGGCGACGATTTTCTGCAATCGAGCGTCGGCACCGTGCAGCGGCTGCTGAACGAAACCGACCTCGAGCTGGTAGTGTACAGCGGTCAGCTCGACCTTATCGCCTGCCTGCCGGGGACACGCGGCTGGATGGATCGATTGTTCGCACACTCGCCGGCCCGCGAGCCTTTCACGACCGAGCCGAGCGGCATCATCGAGGGGTACCGGTCGCGGTACTCGGATCGCTTCACGCACTACACGGTTCTGCGGGCCGGGCACATGGTACCGGCCGACAATCCTTCCGCCATGCTACACATTCTGCACCGTCACGTTGTGGCGGACCGGTAG
- the LOC133393630 gene encoding uncharacterized protein LOC133393630, protein MTATSTTEPAAFDHIETIVIEGQPTDIVYHRFANKLFLIITQHQKVANVYTVRSHAHNDLSGDGPGGAAGADGSNRIYTIKHTFGASSDEAEAAIRYLMSFLQQSDEIVITLGLRRIDKATLDQIGAQLRKIVLG, encoded by the coding sequence aTGACCGCCACCAGCACGACCGAACCGGCGGCATTCGATCACATCGAGACGATTGTCATCGAGGGTCAGCCGACCGACATCGTGTACCATCGGTTTGCCAACAAGCTCTTCCTCATCATCACCCAGCACCAGAAGGTGGCCAACGTGTACACGGTGCGCAGTCACGCCCACAACGATCTGAGCGGGGACGGGCCGGGCGGAGCTGCCGGCGCCGACGGTTCGAACCGCATCTACACCATCAAGCACACGTTCGGCGCCAGCTCGGACGAGGCGGAAGCGGCCATCCGCTATCTGATGAGCTTCCTGCAGCAGAGCGACGAGATCGTCATCACGCTCGGGCTGCGGCGGATCGACAAGGCCACGCTGGACCAGATCGGGGCCCAGCTCCGGAAGATTGTGCTAGGATAG